The genomic DNA CTAGGGAAGTTACTTGAAGAAAAAGGTTATGCACAAGAAAATTTAGGGGATATTGATTCACAATCTATTGCAGGAGCGATTAGTACGGGAACTCATGGGACGGGTGTTACCTTTGGGAGTTTATCAACACAAGTTATAGAGATTACCGCAGTTTTATCTACAGGTGAGAGTATAGTTTGTTCAGAAACGGAGAATGTGGAATATTGGAGAGCTTTTCAGTTGTCGCTTGGGATGCTAGGTATCATTGTAAAAATAAAGTTGAAAGTTATCCCAGCGTATTCGCTCGTCTATGAAAGTGAAAAACAGTCATTATCTACTGTAATGAACAAGCTAGAAGAATATAAGAAGAATCGTCATTTTGAATTTTTCGTTTTTCCTTATTCAGATGAAGTGCAAGTGAAGTTTACCAATGAAACGATGAGTAAAGAAAGTGATTTGAAATGGCATAAATTAAAGGTGGAGTTACTAGAAAATAGGATGTTCTCTTTGTTATCTAAAGGATGTAAATGGTTTCCTTCTATAAGTAAGGGAGTAAGTCGATTATCAGCTAAAGCTGTACCAAACACAAAAATAATAGGTCCGAGCTATGAAGTGTTTTCTACATCACGTACGGTACCATTTTATGAAATGGAATATAGTGTTCCGTCAAAGTATATGAGAACTGTTGTAGAAGAAATTTCAAAGCTTATTGAAAAGAAAAAGTATAAGGTGCACTTCCCAATCGAATGCCGCTATGTGAAAGGTGATGATATATGGCTCAGTCCAGCATACGGTAGAGATTCAGCCTATATCGCTGTTCATATGTATAAAGGTATGAAATATGCTGCTTATTTTGGTGAGGTGGAGAAAATTTTTCTAAAGTACGAGGGACGCCCACATTGGGGGAAAATGCATACGTTAACTTACGAAAAATTACAAAATATATATCCAGAATTACACTCGTTTCTAAAGGTGAGGAAGTTATTAGATGAAACTGGAATGTTTTTAAACCCTTATACAGAAAAATTATTTACGCCTATGAAAAAAAGCTGACAAAGTATTACTTGTCAGCTTTTTTTAGTGTAATTGCATTTCTTGTTTGACTGATATGCTCGTAAAATAGTAACTTATCACGACTAAATACATGTAATAAAACATGAATAATAAATATGCCGTTAATTACGAATTGGAATAATACTATAACTAGTAATACTAAAGGCTCTGTAAGATTTAAGATAGAACTACTAGAAAGAATATAATTGATTCCACCTAAAATGAAATAGAATATACCATAACGGATGAATAGTTCCTTCATCGTAATACGATCTGACTTTCCTTTCACGTAAATACGAAGCAATGCTTTACCAATTGTTTTTCCATTCGTAAAGTATGGAATGATAATAAAGTAAATAAAGATCGAACACGTTATGAAAATGAGTTCGTATATGTTCGTGTAAGATTGAATATTAGAAACAAAGAAAGAATTTCCTTTGTTTTTAATGACAGGTACAACGATAGATAAGAAAATCCAATCAATTTGCATCGCGATAAAGCGACGAACGAATCCGACTGGTTTCGTTTCCAAATCAATATGACTATCTAACTCGTTTGCTTTCGGAAGGAAGTACGTAAATATTGGTGCAATGATAAAGCCAATTACGCCGCCTAATGTATTTAAAAACAGATCGTCTATATCAAATAAGCGGTATGCACAATTGTATATACCGTATAGTCCAGTCACTTGTGTTAGCTCGAAAAAGAGTGAAAGACAAAAAGAAATACAAATTGTTTGTAGGAAACTACGGCGGAAATAATAACGTAAGTAAATACCGAATGGAACGGTTAATAGAACGTTAAATGCTACTTGTAAAAATGCAGATTCTTTTAATAGGTAGAAATAAGTAGCTGGTTTCGTTAAAATTGCCGAGGTATGATTACTAATTTCTTGTATGAAATAAAATGGTGATAGTTGCATGTGCTGCGTATTAGCCGGTTGTAGGCTACAAGTATCATATGTTTGTGGCAACGGCAAAATCACAAGAAAATAGGCATTTAATAAATAAAGTAATAATGAGTATAAAATAAATGAACGCCATTTATTTAAATAACCATACTTTCGATAATTAAAAATTAAGAAAGGGATTAATAGAAACATTGCTAAAAAAGGAAATAAAATAAATGCTGTTTTTACTGGAAATAAATATGCAGTCAAAATGAAGCTCCTTTCAATGAAAATTCGTTTACCATTATAACGTTAAAAGAACCTTAAAACAAAATTAAAATATTTTGAAATAGAAAAAATTATAAATTTTAATGGAATTAAGTTATACTAAATTTAATATAAGGATATTATGATTATGATAAGTTGAGAGAGGGTACAAGATATGCGATATGAGCTTTTTTCTGTAAGTGGGAATCATATTACAACTTTTGAAAGTGCTTGGCGTTTTCAAGAGGGAGAACAGATTTTTGTTCATGATGATCAAACAAAACGAAATTTTATTATTATCCGCCTAACGCATGATGTATTTCAACAAAATAAACATGTTATTCGTTTGTATTGTCAAGAAAAGAAAGTATACGCATAAAAAAGCGAGTCATTCTAGTTTAATAGAATGACTCGCTTTTCGTTTTGTAAGTTTCACTTTATAAGAAAATAAGAGTAAGTACACCTACGATAATGCAATAGAAAGAGAAATATTTTAAATTTCCTTTTGCCATAATGTTCATAAACCATTTTAACGAAATATACGTCATGATAAATGTTGCGATAAATGCAACGACATATGGTACGAATAATGTGTTTAGATTTGGATCTTTTGCAATGTCTGTAATACTTAGTAATAAACCACCTAAGCTAACAGGGATATATAGTAAGAAGGAGAAACGAAGGGCTGTTTCTTGTTTCATACCAAGTAACATCGCTGCTACGATTGTTGCACCTGATCGGCTAATTCCAGGGATTAGTGCGCAAGCTTGTGCTAATCCGACGATAATTGCATCTTTCATAGAAAGGTCACCATCATTTTTACGTCCACGCAAGTTTCTAATAATCCAAAGGCCGACAGCAGTAATGAGAAGGGAAATCCCAACCATCTTCACACCTTTTAAGTACTGATCGATGTAATCTTTAAATAAAACACCAATAACACCTGCTGGAATGGTCGCAATAACAAGGTAAATAATAAAGAAGAAATCTGATTTTGCGTCTTCTGCTCTTGTAAATATATAAGATAGACCATTCTTCGTTAGACGAATTAAATCATTTCTATAAATAAGTAATACAGCTAATAATGAAGCTGAATTAACAAGTAGTTCGAAGCTAAACCCCTCTATTTTTAGTCCTAGCAAATGCTGTGCTAAAACGAGGTGACCGCTTGAAGAAATCGGAATTGGCTCTGTTAGTCCTTGGAACAGACCAAGAATTAAATATTTTAAAATGTAATAAAATTGTTCCATAATAACGTCCTTGTTTATTAGTCGAAAGAAACAACTTGTCCATTATAACAAAGATACGGATGAATATTGAGAAGAAATAAATATTCGAAAAATAATAAAACCCCCTTATAGCGCTATAAGGGGGTTTTTATTATTAATGAGAAGCCGCTGTTTCTTGAAGACCTTTAGTCAATTGAACATCGACTTTTTCGGCATCATGAATATGGTTCATAATAGTAGTATTTAATTTTTGGAACATTTGTTGTGTATTAGCGAATTCTCGTAATATATCATCATTACAAGATTTTTGGTTTTCGATAGCTTTAATAACATTTGTAGCACCATTTTGTAACGTTTGAATCATAATTAAAATATTTTCAATTCTAGCGTTTGTATCGGCACTCATTTCTACACCTTCATCGACTAAATGTAAATTATCTTTTGTGTTATCGTATGCTTTTTCAATTTCTTCTTGAATTTTTTTCGTTAAGTTGCCGATGTTTTTTGTACTTTCCGCTGTACTTTCCGCTAGTTTTCTTACTTCATTGGCAACGACAGCGAATCCTTTACCATGCTCTCCAGCACGCGCAGCTTCAATACTCGCATTTAAAGCAAGTAAATTTGTTTGTGCTGCAATGTTTTGAATGACTTCTACAATTTGCTCGATTTCTTTTGAGCGTTCACTTAAATGATTCATACTATTAGACGTACGTTGAGATTGTTCACCTAATTTGTTAATTACAATAAGTAAACGGTGAACAGATTCTTTTCCTTCATTAGAACAGTCAATAATTTCTTCAATAGATTGAATTAAGCTTTGCTCTTTTTGTAACATTTCGTTATTCAATTCATTGGAATGTGTAGTACGGGTTGAAACATTTTCGAAACATGAGTTTAATTGTTGAACTAAATTTTGAAGTGTATGGTGTTGATTATTTACAAGTTTATGCTCTTGAACAACGCTTTGTACACGATCGTGGATAGAAGAAATAATCTCTTGTTTTTCAATATCTTTTTGTTTTAATTCTGTTTCTAGTTCCTGTATACGATTTTCTAATTGATCAATTTTATGTTGGAGTGATTTCTTTTGAGTAAACATATATTTATTTCAACCGCCTTTAGAAGTTATATTTTCTCTATATTTGGATTTTAGCATCTTTTATAATTTTTAAATATAGGAATTGTTAAATATTTAAGAATCTATTACATTTTATGCATAATTCCCTTTTTTTCGTCATGAAAAATAAACTGTATTTAATGGTATTGTAAACAAACTGTAAAATAAATCATGTATAACTGTATAAGAAGGGAGTCGGATTATGAACTATTTTAAGCGAATCAGTAGTCTAGTATTAGCAGGCATTATCGGTCTTTCTAGTACAGTCGCTGTAAAAGCAGAGTCAAACGACGAGAAACTTAACAACATGCAACAGCAATTGCAGCAAAATGATGCAGATATGCAAAAGAAAGAGCAAGAGAAGCAAGCTGTTAGTAAAGAAATTCAAGGTATCGAAAACGAACTACATAATTTAAATAATACAATTGCAAAAAATAAAGAGGATCAAGCTGCTATTCAACGTAAAATTGATGAAACACATAAGCAGATTGAGCAAAAAAAGAATGAAATTGTCGTTTTAGAAGATAAGGTCCTTGCTCGTAAGGATATTATGAGAAAACGTATGGTTTCTGTTCAAAACAGTTCAAATACAAGTTTAGTAGTAGAAGTTGTAGTAGAGTCAAAAAACTTTGCAGATTTCTTACAACGTATGAACGCAGTTTCTACCATTCTAGAAGCTGATAAAGAAATTTTACGTCTACAAGAACAAGATCTTCGTCAAATTGAAGAAGATAAGAAAACAATTGATGAAAAAGAAGCATCTTTAGTAGTAGACAAACAAAAATTAGCAAAAGCACAAGCTGAGTTGCAAGATAACTTGAAAAAGCGTCAAGATAACTTACAAACAGTTCAAGCTAAATATAATGCGGTTGCAAGCCAACTTAATTTAGCAGCAGAAGAAAAAGCTAAAATCGAATCAAATATGAAAGCAGTTCAAGAAACAATTGCTCGTGAGCAAGAAGCAGCAAGAATTGCAGCAGAAGAGCGTGCAAAAGCAGAGGCAGCTGCAAAGGCTGAGCAAGAAGCTTTAGCTAAGGCACAGGCAGATGTTGCTGAAAAGCAAAAGCAAAAGCAAGAACAAGAACAAGCTAGTAAGCCAGCTCAATCTAAAAATAATAATTCAAATGTAGAACCTGCACAACCTTCTAAGCCAACTGCTGGCGGAAAAGAACTTTATGTACATGCAACAGCGTATACAGCAGACCCAGCTGAAAATGGTTATGGACCAGGTCAACAAGTATATTCTGCATGGGGAGGCTATAATTTAACTGCAAACCCAGGAATGAAATTAATTGCGGTAGATCCATCTGTTATTCCATTAGGTTCTCGCGTATATGTTGAAGGATACGGAGAAGCAATTGCAGCAGATACTGGTGGCGCGATTAAAGGTCATAAAATTGATGTTTTAATGCCAGATAAAGCTTCTTCTAGTAAGTGGGGCAGAAAAAATGTTAAGCTTACAATTTTAAACTAACACGTAATCCAACTTTACAATACGTAAAGTTGGATTTTTTTATAAAAATAATGTTAAGTTGAGTTTACATTTTGTTAAGTAAAGCATACAATGAAATTGAGAGGTGGTAAAATTGACCATTTTAAATAGAGTGAAGGAGTTAAGAGCTCGCTTTAATTTTTCGCAAAGTGTATTAGCAGAAAAAGTGGGAGTAACGAGACAAACAATTGCTGCAATTGAAAAAGGGGATTATGTTCCTTCCTTGTTATTAGCACTTACAATTTGCGATGTATTTCAGTTGAAGATGGAAGATGTGTTTGTTTTAAATAAGGAGGGGAAAGAGGATGAATAGACTTGTATTTTCCTATATGTTAAATGTACTTTTAATGGTATTAGCAGGTTGGGCATTTATTGAGTTGTATTATTTTACTATTGAAGTTGCTAATTTTATTCAAACAGAGAGAGTACCATTCGAAGTTTCATTGAGTTTAATGCCGCTAGCATTACTTTTAATATTTGGTATTGTATCGACTGTTCTTTATAAAATTCAAAAGAAAAAATATAAAGAGCTCTCGTATTGGATGTTTCCGCTATTATTTCCTCAAGAAGATGAGCGAGAAAAGGCAATTACAGAAAAGGCTTGTCGTACTACATTTATGTCACTATGGTTCGTGTTGCCTTGTGCGGTTGGTTTTTTAACTCTTTCCCCAATTGTTAATCTATATGTTCCTGCATATCCGATATATATTGTGTTTAGTATCTTCCTTATTCAGATGACGATTTTTCACGTGTCCTTATATCGAAATAAAATTGCTTAAAAAGAAACCTTCTTGCACATGCAAGAAGGTTTCTTTCAGCTTACACTTGTACATATAGCAATATTATTTTATCATTTTATATAGAGTAAGATTTTGTAAGGGAAAGGAATTGTATATGAATAAGCAAAGAATTTATAGTATAGTAGCAATCCTTCTATTTGTTGTAGGTGGTGTTTTAATTGGAAAGCCATTTTATGATGGATATCAGGCAGAGAAGAAACAGACAGCGAATGTGCAAGCTGTTCAAAAGATGAATTATGAAAAGCATGAGACGGAATTTGTAGATGCTTCCAAAATTGATCAACCAGATTTAGCTGAAGTAGCGAATGCATCATTAGATAAAAAGCAGGTAATTGGTCGTATTTCGATTCCAAATGTTTCCATAGAACTTCCTGTTTTAAAATCTTCTACTGAGAAAAACCTATTGTCAGGTGCAGCAACAGTAAAAGAAAATCAAGTAATGGGAAAAGGGAATTATGCATTAGCAGGACATAACATGTCTAAAAAAGGTGTTTTGTTTAGTGATGTAGCATCTTTGAAAAAAGGCGATAAAATTTATTTGTATGATAATGAAAACGAATATGAGTATGCGGTTACTGGTGTATCTGAAGTAACTCCTGATAAATGGGAAGTTGTCGAGGATCACGGAAAAGATGAGATAACGCTTATTACATGTGTATCTGTGAAAGATAATTCTAAACGTTATGTTGTTGCTGGTGATTTAGTAGGATCGAAGGCGAAGAAATAAAAAAGATGAGGGAAATCCCTCATCTTTTTTTAATCCATCCACTTCACTAATTTTTTGGAAATTAGTAATAAAACACAACCTAAAACGATTGCTACAGCGCCAATAACTGTAAATACTTCAGCATATCCAAGTGAAGTTGTGAAGCTTGCAAGTTGTCCACCTAAAATGTTGGCGATACCTGAACTCGCTAACCATACGCCCATTAGTAAAGATGCTAGTTTTACTGGAGCGAGAGAACTAACCATTGATAGTCCAACAGGTGATAAGAATAGCTCACCTAACGTATGGAAAAGATACGTAAAGACGATAAATAGTAAGTTTGCTTTTTCTGTAATGTTATGTTCATCACTACCTGTTTTTAATGTAGCGATAACGAGAATGATATAACCGATACCGAGTAGAATCATACCAAGTCCCATTTTGGTTGGGATTTTTAAATCCCCACGCTTGCGAGTTGCAAGTTTTGCCCATAATGCTGAAATGACTGGAGCAAGTAAAATAATAAATAATGGGTTGACCGATTGGAACCAAGATGTTGGAACTTCCCATCCGAACACTGAGCGGTCTACAAATTTGTTTGTATATAATGTTAATGAGCTACCAGCTTGTTCAAAGCCAGCCCAGAAGAAGACAACGAAGCATGTTAAAATGACGATAACTGCAGTACGTTGTTTTTCTTTTTTTGTTAACGGTGTATCTCCTACTGATGGTTGTCCAGCAGCAGCTTGCAAATCGCGAGTTGGTTTTTTACCGATATCACCAAGGTAGCGATTTGATAGTGTTGTAAATAAAATTTGTCCAACAATCATTCCGATTGAAGCGGCTAAGAAACCGTAACGGAATCCGTAATGTACAACGCCATCAACTGTTGTTTTGAATAAATTTTCTGATAAAAATCCGCAAACGAGTGGAGCTAAAAATGAACCGACGTTAATACCCATATAGAAAATGGTAAATGCACTATCACGTTTTGGATCATTCTCTTCGTATAATTCTCCAACCAGTGTAGAGATGTTCGGTTTGAAGAATCCATTACCAATAATAATAAGCGCTAATCCGAGGTATAGGCCCAATTGGTTTTGCAAGGCAAATAGTGTAAGGTTACCGATTGCCATTGTTATACCACCAATTGTGATCGCTTTTCGTCTACCTAGAAAACGGTCTGTTAAGTATCCACCAATCATTGGTGTGAAATAGCAGGCTCCAGTATAAAATCCGTAAATAGAGAGTGCCCATGCGGGACTAAACCCAAGACCACCGCTTACTAAAGCTGTCGTTAAATATAATGTTAATAATCCTCGTAATCCATAGTAACTAAATCTTTCCCACATCTCTGTAAAGAAGAGTAAGTATAAACCTGGAGGATGTTTCTTTTTTCTTTGTTGTTCTCTTTCTAGTTGTATCGTTGATTCCATGTTATTTTCCTCCTGACACAAACAAAAACAAAGTTAATAATTTTGTACATTTAATATTTTACCTTATTAACTATTATAAGTCAATAAAGGTTAATTTTTCAGAAGAAATTGGAAAAGAGGGATAGCTATAGAAGGGGTGTTTCTTTTGTGATAGACTATGGACTATGTTTTCTTTGTTAGGAAGCGAATTATTGCACTTTTTTATATGTGAAATTGATTTCATAACAGATGGAATTAAAGAAGGAGAAAGAAATGAAATTGTTACAGAAAAAAGAAATTTTACTTATTAGTCTTATGTTATTCTCGATGTTCTTTGGAGCAGGGAATCTTATATTCCCACCTTTTCTTGGGTATGAAGCAGGAGAACATGTGTGGATTTCATTAGTAGGGTTTATTATATCAGCAACAGGTCTTCCTATATTGGGGGTTATTGCGATTGCGAAAGCAGGAAGTTTTCAAACGCTAGCAGGTAGAGTTCATTCTTCATTCGCCATTATTTTTCCGTGTATCGTGTATTTATTTATTGGACCAGGTCTTGGTATACCACGTGCAGGCAGTTTAGCTTTTGAAATGGGACCGGGTCAGCTATTCTCGGAATCGGGTAGCGTAGTTTTATTATGTTACACAGTTATTTTCTTTAGTATTGTGTACTGGTTAAGTTTATCACCG from Bacillus basilensis includes the following:
- a CDS encoding D-arabinono-1,4-lactone oxidase, with amino-acid sequence MLSIKGQKWRNWTGNVEGTPHYTMYPESVQDVVEVVGLARKKGKKIRVVGSGHSFTPLVQTEEILVSLDELKGIVSIDAEKMVAEVWAGTKLYDLGKLLEEKGYAQENLGDIDSQSIAGAISTGTHGTGVTFGSLSTQVIEITAVLSTGESIVCSETENVEYWRAFQLSLGMLGIIVKIKLKVIPAYSLVYESEKQSLSTVMNKLEEYKKNRHFEFFVFPYSDEVQVKFTNETMSKESDLKWHKLKVELLENRMFSLLSKGCKWFPSISKGVSRLSAKAVPNTKIIGPSYEVFSTSRTVPFYEMEYSVPSKYMRTVVEEISKLIEKKKYKVHFPIECRYVKGDDIWLSPAYGRDSAYIAVHMYKGMKYAAYFGEVEKIFLKYEGRPHWGKMHTLTYEKLQNIYPELHSFLKVRKLLDETGMFLNPYTEKLFTPMKKS
- a CDS encoding VanZ family protein, which translates into the protein MTAYLFPVKTAFILFPFLAMFLLIPFLIFNYRKYGYLNKWRSFILYSLLLYLLNAYFLVILPLPQTYDTCSLQPANTQHMQLSPFYFIQEISNHTSAILTKPATYFYLLKESAFLQVAFNVLLTVPFGIYLRYYFRRSFLQTICISFCLSLFFELTQVTGLYGIYNCAYRLFDIDDLFLNTLGGVIGFIIAPIFTYFLPKANELDSHIDLETKPVGFVRRFIAMQIDWIFLSIVVPVIKNKGNSFFVSNIQSYTNIYELIFITCSIFIYFIIIPYFTNGKTIGKALLRIYVKGKSDRITMKELFIRYGIFYFILGGINYILSSSSILNLTEPLVLLVIVLFQFVINGIFIIHVLLHVFSRDKLLFYEHISQTRNAITLKKADK
- a CDS encoding undecaprenyl-diphosphate phosphatase, producing MEQFYYILKYLILGLFQGLTEPIPISSSGHLVLAQHLLGLKIEGFSFELLVNSASLLAVLLIYRNDLIRLTKNGLSYIFTRAEDAKSDFFFIIYLVIATIPAGVIGVLFKDYIDQYLKGVKMVGISLLITAVGLWIIRNLRGRKNDGDLSMKDAIIVGLAQACALIPGISRSGATIVAAMLLGMKQETALRFSFLLYIPVSLGGLLLSITDIAKDPNLNTLFVPYVVAFIATFIMTYISLKWFMNIMAKGNLKYFSFYCIIVGVLTLIFL
- a CDS encoding 3D domain-containing protein: MNYFKRISSLVLAGIIGLSSTVAVKAESNDEKLNNMQQQLQQNDADMQKKEQEKQAVSKEIQGIENELHNLNNTIAKNKEDQAAIQRKIDETHKQIEQKKNEIVVLEDKVLARKDIMRKRMVSVQNSSNTSLVVEVVVESKNFADFLQRMNAVSTILEADKEILRLQEQDLRQIEEDKKTIDEKEASLVVDKQKLAKAQAELQDNLKKRQDNLQTVQAKYNAVASQLNLAAEEKAKIESNMKAVQETIAREQEAARIAAEERAKAEAAAKAEQEALAKAQADVAEKQKQKQEQEQASKPAQSKNNNSNVEPAQPSKPTAGGKELYVHATAYTADPAENGYGPGQQVYSAWGGYNLTANPGMKLIAVDPSVIPLGSRVYVEGYGEAIAADTGGAIKGHKIDVLMPDKASSSKWGRKNVKLTILN
- a CDS encoding helix-turn-helix transcriptional regulator → MTILNRVKELRARFNFSQSVLAEKVGVTRQTIAAIEKGDYVPSLLLALTICDVFQLKMEDVFVLNKEGKEDE
- a CDS encoding class A sortase: MNKQRIYSIVAILLFVVGGVLIGKPFYDGYQAEKKQTANVQAVQKMNYEKHETEFVDASKIDQPDLAEVANASLDKKQVIGRISIPNVSIELPVLKSSTEKNLLSGAATVKENQVMGKGNYALAGHNMSKKGVLFSDVASLKKGDKIYLYDNENEYEYAVTGVSEVTPDKWEVVEDHGKDEITLITCVSVKDNSKRYVVAGDLVGSKAKK
- a CDS encoding peptide MFS transporter; the protein is MESTIQLEREQQRKKKHPPGLYLLFFTEMWERFSYYGLRGLLTLYLTTALVSGGLGFSPAWALSIYGFYTGACYFTPMIGGYLTDRFLGRRKAITIGGITMAIGNLTLFALQNQLGLYLGLALIIIGNGFFKPNISTLVGELYEENDPKRDSAFTIFYMGINVGSFLAPLVCGFLSENLFKTTVDGVVHYGFRYGFLAASIGMIVGQILFTTLSNRYLGDIGKKPTRDLQAAAGQPSVGDTPLTKKEKQRTAVIVILTCFVVFFWAGFEQAGSSLTLYTNKFVDRSVFGWEVPTSWFQSVNPLFIILLAPVISALWAKLATRKRGDLKIPTKMGLGMILLGIGYIILVIATLKTGSDEHNITEKANLLFIVFTYLFHTLGELFLSPVGLSMVSSLAPVKLASLLMGVWLASSGIANILGGQLASFTTSLGYAEVFTVIGAVAIVLGCVLLLISKKLVKWMD